A single genomic interval of Juglans regia cultivar Chandler chromosome 1, Walnut 2.0, whole genome shotgun sequence harbors:
- the LOC109014125 gene encoding sec1 family domain-containing protein MIP3-like isoform X1, whose translation MALVDVSKSCLDSIHQISEHIEGATLYLDAGSTESFQLIGAFPVLLDLGVCAVCSLENLCSLDVVVDWNLKSDNVSKIAVITSRLLSDAHRYILRCLTSHEGVHRCTIFTPISEMAHSSYPDSPLGPDAYHEYESLLVQDYEELVKKSKTKSTLPKDNNLREISTFQDEGWSQQTSSEGDIPHLESSLTGSDIYDKIGHPEDIGQKLVVSVHHFPMILCPFSPRVFVFPSKGSIAEAYLSAEHKDSLSPGLPPLSTGLLSDGDDVPPGATLTAHFLYHLAAKMDLKMEIFSLGDLSRTVGKILMDMSSLYDVGRRRRSAGLLIVDRTLDLLTPCCHGDSLVDRMFSSLPRRERTTSSNQVKGSQTQLKHGPSNLQRAPLDVQIPLQEILREEDCMTDNLRLLESIEAFLCTWDSSNSASQIVDLTNLSKKVNNKGSLNSEVELFSGSFVSTENFRGTPYLQAILDRRTKDGAILVKKWLQETVRRENINVNMKSHPGFAVSELQPMIKALARSQPSLLRNKGIIQLAAAALVALDESHCVRWDAFITAENILSASAGDTTQSLAAQIGDIVNKSALVGSHQQKDGKTKASQGVLSFQDALLLIVTGYILAGENFPTSGLDGPFSWQEEHLLKEAIVDAILENPSIAKLKFLHGLAEDLEANLSRMRFEETRQVSSNQLQIDDFDDDQWGSWGDEETDNNNDKEQVYGDMQLKLELHDRVDNLFRFLHKLSSLKTRNLPLRDGAFTSESSFIGDPYTNKGLLYKLLTRALGKYDVPGLEYHSSTVGRLFKSGFGRFGLGQAKPSLADQSIILVFVIGGINGLEVREVQEALSEAGRPDIELIICGTTYLSPDDMLDLLLGDSSYF comes from the exons ATGGCTTTGGTTGATGTGAGCAAATCTTGCCTTGATTCCATTCACCAG ATATCAGAGCACATTGAAGGTGCCACTCTTTACCTTGATGCTGGTTCTACAGAAAGTTTCCAACTTATTGGGGCATTTCCTGTGTTGCTCGACCTTGGAGTTTGTGCTGTTTGTAGTTTGGAGAACCTGTGTTCTCTTGATGTG GTGGTTGATTGGAACTTGAAGTCTGATAATGTGAGCAAAATAGCGGTCATCACATCCCGTCTACTAAGTGATGCGCATCGGTACATTTTACGTTGCCTAACTAGTCATGAAGGTGTTCACCGTTGTACTATATTTACACCTATCTCAGAG ATGGCTCACTCTTCATATCCTGATTCGCCCCTGGGACCAGATGCATATCATGAATACGAATCCTTGCTTGTCCAAGATTATGAGGAACTTGTTAAGAAATCCAAGACAAAGTCTACACTGCCTAAAGATAACAACTTAAGGGAAATTTCAACCTTTCAAGATGAAGGATGGTCGCAACAAACCTCCAGTGAAGGGGACATTCCTCACCTTGAATCTAGTTTAACTGGAAGTGATATATACGATAAAATAGGTCACCCCGAAGATATAGGGCAAAAATTGGTTGTTTCTGTGCATCACTTCCCCATGATCTTGTGTCCTTTTTCACCaagggtttttgtttttccttccaaaGGATCAATTGCTGAAGCGTACTTGTCAGCTGAACACAAGGATTCCCTTAGTCCAGGATTGCCTCCCTTAAGTACTGGATTGCTTTCTGATGGTGATGATGTTCCTCCTGGGGCAACTCTTACAGCACATTTTCTTTATCATCTGGCTGCCAAG ATGGACTTGAAGATGGAAATATTTTCCCTTGGTGATCTGTCCAGAACTGTCGGGAAGATATTGATGGACATGTCAAGTCTTTATGATGTTGGCCGCCGTAGACGATCAGCGGGGCTGTTAATAGTTGACCGCACACTTGATCTTCTAACCCCTTGCTGCCATGGGGACTCACTGGTTGACCGCATGTTTTCATCTTTGCCCCGTAGGGAAAGAACAACATCCTCTAATCAAGTGAAAGGCTCGCAAACCCAACTCAAGCATGGTCCTTCTAATCTGCAGCGTGCTCCTCTTGATGTTCAGATACCACTTCAAGAGATTTTAAGAGAAGAAGATTGCATGACAGATAATCTTCGGCTTTTGGAAAGCATTGAAGCTTTTCTATGCACATGGGATTCTAGTAACTCTGCCTCTCAAATTGTAGATTTAACTAATCTAAGCAAAAAAGTTAACAATAAAGGGTCCCTTAACTCTGAAGTTGAGCTATTTAGTGGATCCTTTGTCTCCACCGAAAATTTCCGTGGAACACCATATTTGCAAGCTATACTAGATAGAAGAACCAAGGATGGGGCCATACTTGTAAAGAAATGGCTCCAAGAAACAGTTCGTCGGGAAAATATAAATGTGAATATGAAAAGTCATCCTGGCTTTGCAGTATCAGAGTTGCAACCTATGATTAAAGCACTAGCTAGAAGCCAACCATCTTTGCTGAGGAATAAAGGAATTATTCAGTTAGCGGCAGCTGCATTAGTTGCCCTTGATGAATCACATTGTGTCAGATGGGATGCATTTATCACTGCTGAAAACATATTGAGTGCAAGTGCTGGAGACACAACCCAGAGTCTCGCAGCTCAAATTGGAGATATTGTCAATAAGAGTGCTTTGGTTGGATCACATCAACAGAAGGATGGAAAAACGAAGGCATCACAAGGGGTACTTTCTTTTCAGGATGCTTTGCTTCTTATTGTTACTGGTTATATATTAGCTGGTGAAAATTTCCCCACCTCTGGGTTGGACGGGCCTTTTTCTTGGCAAGAGGAGCATCTACTGAAAGAGGCTATCGTGGATGCTATTCTTGAAAACCCATCAATAGCAAAACTAAAGTTTCTCCATGGTCTAGCAGAAGACCTTGAAGCCAACCTGAGCAGGATGAGATTTGAGGAAACCAGACAAGTCTCttcaaatcaattacaaattgatgattttgatgatgatCAATGGGGTAGCTGGGGTGATGAAGAAACTGATAACAATAATGACAAAGAGCAAGTGTACGGTGATATGCAGCTGAAGTTGGAGTTGCATGATAGGGTAGATAACCTTTTCAGGTTCCTTCACAAGTTATCGAGCTTGAAGACAAGGAACTTACCATTGAGAGATGGGGCATTTACTTCAGAAAGTAGTTTCATTGGAGATCCCTATACAAATAAAGGATTACTTTATAAGCTTCTAACCAGGGCTTTGGGCAAGTATGATGTACCTGGGTTGGAATACCATTCCTCTACTGTCGGGCGACTTTTCAAAAGTGGTTTTGGAAGATTTGGCCTTGGGCAG GCAAAACCTAGTCTTGCTGACCAAAGCATCATTCTTGTTTTTGTTATCGGAGGCATCAATGGTCTCGAG GTACGCGAAGTTCAGGAGGCTTTATCTGAAGCTGGAAGACCTGACATCGAATTGATTATTTGCGGAACTACTTATCTATCTCCCGATGACATGCTTGATTTGCTATTGGGGGACTCGAGTTACTTTTGA
- the LOC109014125 gene encoding sec1 family domain-containing protein MIP3-like isoform X2: protein MKMAHSSYPDSPLGPDAYHEYESLLVQDYEELVKKSKTKSTLPKDNNLREISTFQDEGWSQQTSSEGDIPHLESSLTGSDIYDKIGHPEDIGQKLVVSVHHFPMILCPFSPRVFVFPSKGSIAEAYLSAEHKDSLSPGLPPLSTGLLSDGDDVPPGATLTAHFLYHLAAKMDLKMEIFSLGDLSRTVGKILMDMSSLYDVGRRRRSAGLLIVDRTLDLLTPCCHGDSLVDRMFSSLPRRERTTSSNQVKGSQTQLKHGPSNLQRAPLDVQIPLQEILREEDCMTDNLRLLESIEAFLCTWDSSNSASQIVDLTNLSKKVNNKGSLNSEVELFSGSFVSTENFRGTPYLQAILDRRTKDGAILVKKWLQETVRRENINVNMKSHPGFAVSELQPMIKALARSQPSLLRNKGIIQLAAAALVALDESHCVRWDAFITAENILSASAGDTTQSLAAQIGDIVNKSALVGSHQQKDGKTKASQGVLSFQDALLLIVTGYILAGENFPTSGLDGPFSWQEEHLLKEAIVDAILENPSIAKLKFLHGLAEDLEANLSRMRFEETRQVSSNQLQIDDFDDDQWGSWGDEETDNNNDKEQVYGDMQLKLELHDRVDNLFRFLHKLSSLKTRNLPLRDGAFTSESSFIGDPYTNKGLLYKLLTRALGKYDVPGLEYHSSTVGRLFKSGFGRFGLGQAKPSLADQSIILVFVIGGINGLEVREVQEALSEAGRPDIELIICGTTYLSPDDMLDLLLGDSSYF, encoded by the exons ATGAAG ATGGCTCACTCTTCATATCCTGATTCGCCCCTGGGACCAGATGCATATCATGAATACGAATCCTTGCTTGTCCAAGATTATGAGGAACTTGTTAAGAAATCCAAGACAAAGTCTACACTGCCTAAAGATAACAACTTAAGGGAAATTTCAACCTTTCAAGATGAAGGATGGTCGCAACAAACCTCCAGTGAAGGGGACATTCCTCACCTTGAATCTAGTTTAACTGGAAGTGATATATACGATAAAATAGGTCACCCCGAAGATATAGGGCAAAAATTGGTTGTTTCTGTGCATCACTTCCCCATGATCTTGTGTCCTTTTTCACCaagggtttttgtttttccttccaaaGGATCAATTGCTGAAGCGTACTTGTCAGCTGAACACAAGGATTCCCTTAGTCCAGGATTGCCTCCCTTAAGTACTGGATTGCTTTCTGATGGTGATGATGTTCCTCCTGGGGCAACTCTTACAGCACATTTTCTTTATCATCTGGCTGCCAAG ATGGACTTGAAGATGGAAATATTTTCCCTTGGTGATCTGTCCAGAACTGTCGGGAAGATATTGATGGACATGTCAAGTCTTTATGATGTTGGCCGCCGTAGACGATCAGCGGGGCTGTTAATAGTTGACCGCACACTTGATCTTCTAACCCCTTGCTGCCATGGGGACTCACTGGTTGACCGCATGTTTTCATCTTTGCCCCGTAGGGAAAGAACAACATCCTCTAATCAAGTGAAAGGCTCGCAAACCCAACTCAAGCATGGTCCTTCTAATCTGCAGCGTGCTCCTCTTGATGTTCAGATACCACTTCAAGAGATTTTAAGAGAAGAAGATTGCATGACAGATAATCTTCGGCTTTTGGAAAGCATTGAAGCTTTTCTATGCACATGGGATTCTAGTAACTCTGCCTCTCAAATTGTAGATTTAACTAATCTAAGCAAAAAAGTTAACAATAAAGGGTCCCTTAACTCTGAAGTTGAGCTATTTAGTGGATCCTTTGTCTCCACCGAAAATTTCCGTGGAACACCATATTTGCAAGCTATACTAGATAGAAGAACCAAGGATGGGGCCATACTTGTAAAGAAATGGCTCCAAGAAACAGTTCGTCGGGAAAATATAAATGTGAATATGAAAAGTCATCCTGGCTTTGCAGTATCAGAGTTGCAACCTATGATTAAAGCACTAGCTAGAAGCCAACCATCTTTGCTGAGGAATAAAGGAATTATTCAGTTAGCGGCAGCTGCATTAGTTGCCCTTGATGAATCACATTGTGTCAGATGGGATGCATTTATCACTGCTGAAAACATATTGAGTGCAAGTGCTGGAGACACAACCCAGAGTCTCGCAGCTCAAATTGGAGATATTGTCAATAAGAGTGCTTTGGTTGGATCACATCAACAGAAGGATGGAAAAACGAAGGCATCACAAGGGGTACTTTCTTTTCAGGATGCTTTGCTTCTTATTGTTACTGGTTATATATTAGCTGGTGAAAATTTCCCCACCTCTGGGTTGGACGGGCCTTTTTCTTGGCAAGAGGAGCATCTACTGAAAGAGGCTATCGTGGATGCTATTCTTGAAAACCCATCAATAGCAAAACTAAAGTTTCTCCATGGTCTAGCAGAAGACCTTGAAGCCAACCTGAGCAGGATGAGATTTGAGGAAACCAGACAAGTCTCttcaaatcaattacaaattgatgattttgatgatgatCAATGGGGTAGCTGGGGTGATGAAGAAACTGATAACAATAATGACAAAGAGCAAGTGTACGGTGATATGCAGCTGAAGTTGGAGTTGCATGATAGGGTAGATAACCTTTTCAGGTTCCTTCACAAGTTATCGAGCTTGAAGACAAGGAACTTACCATTGAGAGATGGGGCATTTACTTCAGAAAGTAGTTTCATTGGAGATCCCTATACAAATAAAGGATTACTTTATAAGCTTCTAACCAGGGCTTTGGGCAAGTATGATGTACCTGGGTTGGAATACCATTCCTCTACTGTCGGGCGACTTTTCAAAAGTGGTTTTGGAAGATTTGGCCTTGGGCAG GCAAAACCTAGTCTTGCTGACCAAAGCATCATTCTTGTTTTTGTTATCGGAGGCATCAATGGTCTCGAG GTACGCGAAGTTCAGGAGGCTTTATCTGAAGCTGGAAGACCTGACATCGAATTGATTATTTGCGGAACTACTTATCTATCTCCCGATGACATGCTTGATTTGCTATTGGGGGACTCGAGTTACTTTTGA
- the LOC109014125 gene encoding sec1 family domain-containing protein MIP3-like isoform X3, which produces MAHSSYPDSPLGPDAYHEYESLLVQDYEELVKKSKTKSTLPKDNNLREISTFQDEGWSQQTSSEGDIPHLESSLTGSDIYDKIGHPEDIGQKLVVSVHHFPMILCPFSPRVFVFPSKGSIAEAYLSAEHKDSLSPGLPPLSTGLLSDGDDVPPGATLTAHFLYHLAAKMDLKMEIFSLGDLSRTVGKILMDMSSLYDVGRRRRSAGLLIVDRTLDLLTPCCHGDSLVDRMFSSLPRRERTTSSNQVKGSQTQLKHGPSNLQRAPLDVQIPLQEILREEDCMTDNLRLLESIEAFLCTWDSSNSASQIVDLTNLSKKVNNKGSLNSEVELFSGSFVSTENFRGTPYLQAILDRRTKDGAILVKKWLQETVRRENINVNMKSHPGFAVSELQPMIKALARSQPSLLRNKGIIQLAAAALVALDESHCVRWDAFITAENILSASAGDTTQSLAAQIGDIVNKSALVGSHQQKDGKTKASQGVLSFQDALLLIVTGYILAGENFPTSGLDGPFSWQEEHLLKEAIVDAILENPSIAKLKFLHGLAEDLEANLSRMRFEETRQVSSNQLQIDDFDDDQWGSWGDEETDNNNDKEQVYGDMQLKLELHDRVDNLFRFLHKLSSLKTRNLPLRDGAFTSESSFIGDPYTNKGLLYKLLTRALGKYDVPGLEYHSSTVGRLFKSGFGRFGLGQAKPSLADQSIILVFVIGGINGLEVREVQEALSEAGRPDIELIICGTTYLSPDDMLDLLLGDSSYF; this is translated from the exons ATGGCTCACTCTTCATATCCTGATTCGCCCCTGGGACCAGATGCATATCATGAATACGAATCCTTGCTTGTCCAAGATTATGAGGAACTTGTTAAGAAATCCAAGACAAAGTCTACACTGCCTAAAGATAACAACTTAAGGGAAATTTCAACCTTTCAAGATGAAGGATGGTCGCAACAAACCTCCAGTGAAGGGGACATTCCTCACCTTGAATCTAGTTTAACTGGAAGTGATATATACGATAAAATAGGTCACCCCGAAGATATAGGGCAAAAATTGGTTGTTTCTGTGCATCACTTCCCCATGATCTTGTGTCCTTTTTCACCaagggtttttgtttttccttccaaaGGATCAATTGCTGAAGCGTACTTGTCAGCTGAACACAAGGATTCCCTTAGTCCAGGATTGCCTCCCTTAAGTACTGGATTGCTTTCTGATGGTGATGATGTTCCTCCTGGGGCAACTCTTACAGCACATTTTCTTTATCATCTGGCTGCCAAG ATGGACTTGAAGATGGAAATATTTTCCCTTGGTGATCTGTCCAGAACTGTCGGGAAGATATTGATGGACATGTCAAGTCTTTATGATGTTGGCCGCCGTAGACGATCAGCGGGGCTGTTAATAGTTGACCGCACACTTGATCTTCTAACCCCTTGCTGCCATGGGGACTCACTGGTTGACCGCATGTTTTCATCTTTGCCCCGTAGGGAAAGAACAACATCCTCTAATCAAGTGAAAGGCTCGCAAACCCAACTCAAGCATGGTCCTTCTAATCTGCAGCGTGCTCCTCTTGATGTTCAGATACCACTTCAAGAGATTTTAAGAGAAGAAGATTGCATGACAGATAATCTTCGGCTTTTGGAAAGCATTGAAGCTTTTCTATGCACATGGGATTCTAGTAACTCTGCCTCTCAAATTGTAGATTTAACTAATCTAAGCAAAAAAGTTAACAATAAAGGGTCCCTTAACTCTGAAGTTGAGCTATTTAGTGGATCCTTTGTCTCCACCGAAAATTTCCGTGGAACACCATATTTGCAAGCTATACTAGATAGAAGAACCAAGGATGGGGCCATACTTGTAAAGAAATGGCTCCAAGAAACAGTTCGTCGGGAAAATATAAATGTGAATATGAAAAGTCATCCTGGCTTTGCAGTATCAGAGTTGCAACCTATGATTAAAGCACTAGCTAGAAGCCAACCATCTTTGCTGAGGAATAAAGGAATTATTCAGTTAGCGGCAGCTGCATTAGTTGCCCTTGATGAATCACATTGTGTCAGATGGGATGCATTTATCACTGCTGAAAACATATTGAGTGCAAGTGCTGGAGACACAACCCAGAGTCTCGCAGCTCAAATTGGAGATATTGTCAATAAGAGTGCTTTGGTTGGATCACATCAACAGAAGGATGGAAAAACGAAGGCATCACAAGGGGTACTTTCTTTTCAGGATGCTTTGCTTCTTATTGTTACTGGTTATATATTAGCTGGTGAAAATTTCCCCACCTCTGGGTTGGACGGGCCTTTTTCTTGGCAAGAGGAGCATCTACTGAAAGAGGCTATCGTGGATGCTATTCTTGAAAACCCATCAATAGCAAAACTAAAGTTTCTCCATGGTCTAGCAGAAGACCTTGAAGCCAACCTGAGCAGGATGAGATTTGAGGAAACCAGACAAGTCTCttcaaatcaattacaaattgatgattttgatgatgatCAATGGGGTAGCTGGGGTGATGAAGAAACTGATAACAATAATGACAAAGAGCAAGTGTACGGTGATATGCAGCTGAAGTTGGAGTTGCATGATAGGGTAGATAACCTTTTCAGGTTCCTTCACAAGTTATCGAGCTTGAAGACAAGGAACTTACCATTGAGAGATGGGGCATTTACTTCAGAAAGTAGTTTCATTGGAGATCCCTATACAAATAAAGGATTACTTTATAAGCTTCTAACCAGGGCTTTGGGCAAGTATGATGTACCTGGGTTGGAATACCATTCCTCTACTGTCGGGCGACTTTTCAAAAGTGGTTTTGGAAGATTTGGCCTTGGGCAG GCAAAACCTAGTCTTGCTGACCAAAGCATCATTCTTGTTTTTGTTATCGGAGGCATCAATGGTCTCGAG GTACGCGAAGTTCAGGAGGCTTTATCTGAAGCTGGAAGACCTGACATCGAATTGATTATTTGCGGAACTACTTATCTATCTCCCGATGACATGCTTGATTTGCTATTGGGGGACTCGAGTTACTTTTGA